A genome region from Bradyrhizobium sp. WSM1417 includes the following:
- a CDS encoding DUF3124 domain-containing protein, whose amino-acid sequence MRMGLAIAMLLCPLLCSVPAAAQSKVNIEQSFADSLTALPKEELAVSGGFYVPAYSSVAMSQGKLRVDFSVTLSVHNASETQALVVKRIAYFDTAGKQVESYLKAPVALKPLATVSIFIPTDDVRGGTGANFLVDWAATSEIAEPAVEALMVGGVANAHYAFISQGRPTRTVGKK is encoded by the coding sequence ATGCGGATGGGGCTGGCCATTGCAATGCTGCTATGCCCCCTCCTCTGCTCCGTCCCCGCAGCCGCTCAATCCAAGGTCAATATCGAACAAAGCTTTGCCGATTCCCTCACCGCATTGCCGAAGGAAGAACTTGCCGTCTCCGGCGGATTCTACGTGCCCGCCTATTCCAGCGTCGCGATGAGCCAGGGCAAGCTGCGCGTCGACTTCTCGGTGACCCTGAGCGTGCACAACGCCTCCGAGACGCAAGCACTGGTGGTCAAACGCATCGCCTATTTCGACACCGCAGGCAAGCAGGTCGAGAGCTATCTGAAGGCACCCGTCGCGTTGAAGCCCCTCGCCACCGTCTCGATCTTCATTCCGACCGACGACGTACGCGGCGGGACCGGAGCCAATTTCCTCGTCGATTGGGCCGCAACAAGCGAGATCGCCGAGCCTGCCGTCGAGGCCTTGATGGTTGGCGGCGTCGCCAATGCGCATTACGCTTTCATCAGCCAGGGCCGTCCGACCCGGACGGTCGGCAAGAAATAG
- a CDS encoding cation:proton antiporter, with amino-acid sequence MHELIRDITLCILFAWMLGLLAHFSRQPLILAYLIAGFCIGPFGAGWVKSQESISVISELGLIFMLFMIGLEIDLKKIVRAGKVILFAAGGQLLGGCLLGVLFFAGIGLSLGGGQFDAVYLCVACALSSTVIIVKVLYEKRELDTLPGRITLGVLVLQDIFAILFLAVQPSLANLEISVILLSIGRVAVLVAAALLVSRYVLPRLFHQIARRPELILLGALAWCFLVAETAERLSLSREMGALIAGVSLSTFPYALDVTAKVTTLRDFFITLFFVALGMTIPVPGLSVIGLALMIAAFTVVSRLVTTFAPLYLMKQGLRASLLPALNLAQISEFSLVVIQTGVAAHHIAAETANAASFAFVVLAVLSTFVMTRSDEITRWAIGPLKRIGLRDLDHGNGHGEEGHEGHGEARRIVILGFFRAASALLAEIERQAPVLLEQTTVIDFNPNVYQTLLSRGLHVIYGDISSADTLLHAGVGKSEMIILSVPDSLLKGASNEKLVRHVRTLNPTAMIVATADLLSDVDELYAAGASYVTVTRLSDAHELFTVIEAAQAGLLADKRAELDQRLGERREVLP; translated from the coding sequence ATGCACGAGCTCATTCGCGACATCACTCTCTGTATCCTGTTTGCCTGGATGCTGGGCCTGCTTGCCCACTTCTCCAGGCAGCCGTTGATCCTGGCCTACCTTATCGCCGGCTTCTGCATTGGTCCATTTGGCGCCGGCTGGGTCAAGTCGCAGGAATCGATCAGCGTCATCTCCGAGCTCGGCCTGATCTTCATGCTGTTCATGATCGGCCTGGAGATCGACCTGAAGAAGATCGTGCGGGCGGGAAAGGTCATCCTGTTCGCGGCGGGCGGCCAGCTCCTCGGCGGCTGCCTGCTCGGGGTGCTGTTCTTCGCCGGCATCGGCCTGTCGCTCGGGGGCGGGCAGTTCGATGCTGTTTACCTCTGTGTCGCCTGCGCGCTGTCGAGCACCGTCATCATCGTCAAGGTGCTCTACGAGAAGCGCGAGCTCGACACGCTGCCGGGCCGCATCACCCTCGGCGTGCTGGTGCTCCAGGACATCTTCGCGATCCTGTTCCTGGCGGTGCAGCCGAGCCTTGCCAATCTGGAAATCAGCGTCATCCTGCTCTCGATCGGCCGCGTCGCGGTGCTGGTCGCCGCGGCCCTGCTGGTGAGCCGCTACGTGCTGCCGCGCCTGTTTCACCAGATCGCCCGCCGCCCCGAGTTGATCCTGCTCGGCGCGCTCGCCTGGTGCTTCCTGGTCGCCGAGACCGCCGAGCGGCTGTCGCTGTCGCGCGAGATGGGCGCCCTGATCGCCGGCGTCTCGCTTTCGACCTTTCCCTACGCGCTCGACGTCACGGCCAAGGTCACCACGCTTCGCGATTTCTTCATCACGCTGTTCTTCGTCGCGCTCGGAATGACCATTCCCGTGCCCGGCCTCTCCGTGATCGGGCTTGCCCTGATGATCGCGGCGTTCACGGTGGTGAGCCGCCTCGTCACCACCTTCGCCCCGCTCTATCTGATGAAGCAGGGCCTGCGCGCCAGCCTGTTGCCGGCCCTGAATCTCGCGCAGATCTCCGAATTCTCGCTGGTGGTGATCCAGACCGGCGTCGCCGCCCACCACATCGCGGCCGAGACGGCGAATGCGGCCTCCTTCGCCTTTGTGGTGCTGGCGGTGCTCTCAACCTTCGTGATGACCCGCAGCGACGAGATCACCCGCTGGGCGATCGGTCCCCTGAAGCGGATCGGCCTGCGCGATCTCGACCACGGCAACGGTCACGGCGAGGAAGGGCACGAAGGCCATGGCGAGGCGCGCCGCATCGTCATCCTCGGCTTTTTCCGTGCGGCGAGCGCGCTGCTGGCCGAGATCGAACGGCAGGCCCCGGTGCTGCTCGAGCAGACCACCGTGATCGACTTCAACCCCAATGTGTACCAGACGCTGCTTTCGCGCGGCCTGCACGTGATCTATGGCGATATCAGCAGCGCCGACACGCTGCTCCATGCCGGCGTCGGCAAGTCCGAGATGATCATCCTCAGCGTACCGGATTCGCTTCTGAAGGGGGCCAGCAACGAGAAGCTGGTCCGCCACGTCCGCACCCTCAACCCGACCGCCATGATCGTTGCCACGGCCGATCTGTTGTCGGATGTGGACGAACTCTACGCGGCTGGCGCCAGCTATGTCACCGTGACCCGGCTCAGCGACGCCCATGAGCTGTTCACGGTGATCGAGGCCGCTCAAGCCGGCCTGTTGGCCGACAAGCGTGCCGAGCTCGATCAGCGGCTCGGCGAGCGGCGCGAAGTGCTGCCCTGA
- the ribB gene encoding 3,4-dihydroxy-2-butanone-4-phosphate synthase: MPDNVQEVLQAFARGELVVVTDDDDREGEGDLIVAASFCTAEKMAFIIRHTSGIVCAPITTEDARRLRLDPMVAHNDSAHTTAFTVSIDYKPDGGTGISAEERASCCRALSNPNAGANDFARPGHIFPLIAKDGGVLLRSGHTEAAVDLCKLSGLPPVGVISELMNDDGSVMKGEQVARFAAQHNLKHVTIADMIAYRQVREKLIERVSTFVTESPIGPLQGYAYRSPFDSIAHVAFVYNGVGDGKNVLTRFHKPNIVKDIFTGHKRMAAVLEHFKKSGRGVLVYLRDGAAGVPVAPLPDESATEADRNRQWREVGVGAQILRDLGVTSIRHLTSSVHDYKGLSGFGIEIVANELLES, from the coding sequence ATGCCGGATAACGTCCAGGAAGTCTTGCAGGCCTTTGCCCGGGGTGAGCTCGTGGTCGTCACCGACGACGATGACCGCGAGGGCGAGGGCGATCTGATCGTCGCCGCCTCGTTCTGCACCGCGGAGAAGATGGCATTCATCATCCGCCACACCTCCGGCATCGTTTGCGCGCCGATCACCACCGAAGATGCGCGCCGCCTGCGGCTCGATCCGATGGTGGCCCACAATGATTCCGCGCACACCACCGCATTCACGGTCTCGATCGACTACAAGCCCGACGGCGGCACGGGCATCTCTGCCGAGGAGCGCGCCTCCTGCTGCCGCGCGCTGTCAAATCCCAACGCCGGCGCCAACGACTTCGCCCGTCCCGGCCACATCTTCCCGCTGATCGCCAAGGACGGCGGCGTGCTGCTGCGCTCCGGCCATACCGAGGCCGCGGTCGATCTGTGCAAGCTCTCCGGCCTGCCGCCGGTCGGCGTCATCAGCGAGTTGATGAACGACGACGGCAGCGTGATGAAGGGCGAGCAGGTCGCCCGCTTCGCCGCCCAGCACAACCTCAAGCACGTCACCATCGCCGACATGATCGCCTACCGCCAGGTGCGCGAGAAGCTGATCGAGCGGGTCTCGACCTTCGTCACTGAAAGCCCGATCGGGCCGCTGCAGGGCTATGCCTACCGCTCGCCGTTCGATTCCATCGCCCACGTCGCCTTCGTCTACAACGGCGTCGGCGACGGCAAGAACGTTCTGACACGCTTCCACAAGCCGAATATCGTCAAAGACATCTTCACCGGCCACAAGCGCATGGCGGCGGTGCTCGAGCACTTCAAGAAATCCGGCCGTGGCGTTCTGGTCTATCTGCGCGACGGTGCTGCCGGTGTCCCCGTGGCGCCGCTGCCCGATGAGAGCGCGACCGAGGCTGACCGCAACCGCCAGTGGCGCGAAGTCGGCGTCGGTGCACAGATCCTGCGCGATCTCGGCGTCACCTCGATCCGGCATCTCACCTCTTCGGTGCACGACTACAAGGGCCTTTCCGGCTTCGGCATCGAGATCGTCGCCAACGAGCTGCTCGAAAGCTAG
- a CDS encoding acyl-CoA dehydrogenase, whose protein sequence is MTARPQAKDKPASASFQWDDPFLLDEQLTEDERMVRDTARAYAQDKLLPRVAKAYLEEKTDREIFNEMGELGLIGITLPEEYGCANAGYVAYGLVAREIERVDSGYRSMNSVQSSLVMYPIYAYGDENQRKKYLPKLASGEWVGCFGLTEPDAGSDPAGMKTRAEKVSDGYRLTGSKMWISNAPIADVFVVWAKSAAHDNQIRGFVLEKGMKGLSAPKIGGKLSLRASITGEVVMDGVVVPEDALLPNVSGLKGPFGCLNRARYGISWGVLGAAEDCMHRARQYTLDRKQFGKPLAATQLVQKKLADMQTEIALGLQGSLRVGRLMDEGKFAPEMISIMKRNNCGKALDIARVARDMHGGNGISIEYHVMRHVHNLETVNTYEGTHDVHALILGRAITGIQAFF, encoded by the coding sequence ATGACCGCGCGCCCTCAGGCCAAGGACAAGCCGGCTTCGGCTTCTTTCCAATGGGACGATCCGTTCCTGCTCGACGAGCAGCTCACCGAAGACGAGCGCATGGTGCGCGACACCGCGCGCGCCTACGCCCAGGACAAGCTGCTGCCGCGCGTCGCCAAGGCCTATCTCGAAGAGAAGACGGATCGGGAGATCTTCAACGAGATGGGCGAGCTCGGCTTGATCGGCATCACGTTGCCGGAGGAATATGGCTGCGCCAATGCAGGCTATGTCGCCTATGGTCTGGTCGCGCGCGAAATCGAACGGGTCGATTCCGGCTACCGCTCGATGAACTCGGTGCAGTCCTCGCTGGTGATGTATCCGATCTACGCCTATGGCGACGAGAACCAGCGCAAGAAGTACCTGCCGAAGCTCGCCAGCGGCGAGTGGGTCGGCTGCTTCGGGCTGACCGAGCCTGACGCCGGCTCCGATCCGGCCGGCATGAAAACCCGCGCCGAGAAGGTGTCGGACGGCTATCGCCTGACCGGCAGCAAGATGTGGATCTCGAACGCGCCGATCGCCGACGTGTTCGTGGTCTGGGCCAAGTCGGCCGCGCACGACAACCAGATCCGCGGCTTCGTGCTGGAGAAGGGCATGAAGGGCCTGTCGGCACCGAAGATCGGCGGCAAGCTGTCGCTTCGCGCCTCCATCACCGGCGAGGTCGTGATGGACGGCGTCGTGGTTCCGGAAGACGCGCTGCTGCCCAACGTCTCCGGTCTGAAGGGCCCGTTCGGCTGCCTCAACCGCGCCCGCTACGGCATTTCATGGGGTGTGCTCGGCGCCGCCGAGGACTGCATGCACCGGGCCCGCCAGTACACGCTCGACCGTAAGCAGTTCGGTAAGCCGCTCGCTGCGACCCAGCTCGTGCAGAAGAAGCTCGCGGACATGCAGACCGAGATCGCGCTGGGCCTTCAGGGCTCGCTGCGCGTCGGCCGCCTGATGGACGAGGGCAAGTTCGCGCCCGAGATGATCTCGATCATGAAGCGCAACAATTGCGGCAAGGCGCTCGACATCGCCCGCGTCGCGCGCGACATGCACGGCGGCAACGGCATCTCGATCGAGTATCACGTGATGCGCCACGTCCATAACCTCGAGACCGTCAACACCTACGAGGGCACCCACGACGTCCACGCCCTGATCCTGGGCCGCGCGATCACGGGCATTCAGGCGTTTTTCTAG
- a CDS encoding MBL fold metallo-hydrolase, whose protein sequence is MSDNDDVPFNRDFPLKPGIVEEVRPGVRRVLCNNPSPFTFTGTVSYIVGRGNVAIIDPGPDDEAHAAALLDAVSGETVSHIFVTHTHRDHSPNTARIKRATGAPVYAEGPHRASRPRFESEKHNPESGADRDFAPDIRIAHGDVVEGDGWRLEAVATPGHTANHLAFAWPERKFNFVGDHVMGWSTSIVAPPDGSMIDYMESLDRLAAREEDMYFSGHGPEIPDGPRFVRFLIRHRKAREASILHRLAKGETDIPTMVRAIYIGIDPRLTTAAGYSVLAHLEDLVARGVVATDGDPVIGGTYRMANA, encoded by the coding sequence ATGTCCGACAACGACGACGTCCCGTTCAACCGCGACTTTCCGCTGAAGCCCGGCATCGTCGAGGAAGTCCGCCCCGGTGTGCGGCGCGTGCTCTGTAACAATCCGAGCCCGTTCACTTTCACCGGCACGGTCAGCTACATCGTGGGCCGGGGCAATGTCGCGATCATCGATCCCGGTCCGGACGACGAGGCGCATGCGGCGGCGCTGCTCGATGCTGTCAGCGGCGAGACGGTGAGCCATATCTTCGTCACCCACACCCACCGCGACCATTCGCCGAACACCGCGCGGATCAAGCGGGCGACCGGCGCGCCTGTTTACGCCGAAGGCCCGCACCGCGCCTCGCGCCCGCGTTTCGAGAGCGAGAAGCACAATCCGGAATCCGGCGCCGATCGCGACTTCGCGCCCGATATCAGGATCGCCCACGGCGACGTCGTCGAAGGAGACGGCTGGCGGCTCGAGGCCGTGGCGACACCCGGCCATACCGCCAATCACCTCGCGTTTGCCTGGCCCGAGCGGAAATTCAACTTCGTCGGCGATCACGTGATGGGGTGGTCGACCTCGATCGTGGCGCCGCCCGACGGCTCGATGATCGACTACATGGAATCGCTGGATCGTCTCGCCGCGCGCGAGGAGGATATGTATTTCTCCGGCCACGGCCCCGAAATTCCAGACGGTCCGCGCTTCGTGCGCTTCCTGATCCGTCACCGCAAGGCGCGCGAGGCCTCCATCCTGCACCGCCTCGCCAAGGGCGAGACCGACATCCCGACCATGGTCCGGGCGATCTATATCGGCATCGACCCGAGGCTCACCACCGCGGCAGGCTACTCCGTGCTGGCGCATCTGGAAGACCTGGTCGCCCGCGGCGTGGTGGCCACGGACGGCGATCCCGTGATCGGCGGGACCTATCGGATGGCGAACGCCTAG
- a CDS encoding DUF1499 domain-containing protein, with protein sequence MARRFSAPYQSEPVSSLASWARNLAVFAVVAVVVSIIIVRFGFLEMKPALATFFGGLGIAALSILFGLAGFAAIWQNGSRGMARILLAFLIDGVILAYPAYLGLQYRKLPAIHDITTDPIDPPRFDALARLRTGDGANTAVYAGLYSAEQQRQFYPDIEPIELEISVDRAYAIALQLVNKRKWLVIDERAPQPPRRIGRIEAVARSPIMGFREDIAIRVVPDGEDSRVDIRSASRYFESDLGSNAARVKKFIDDLNTAADADALKPVKKTPVAPPKAPAKTVKK encoded by the coding sequence ATGGCCCGCAGGTTTTCCGCTCCCTATCAGTCGGAGCCCGTGTCCAGCCTCGCGAGCTGGGCGCGCAATCTGGCCGTGTTCGCTGTGGTGGCGGTGGTGGTCTCGATCATTATCGTCCGGTTCGGCTTCCTGGAGATGAAGCCGGCACTCGCGACCTTCTTCGGCGGGCTTGGGATTGCGGCGCTCTCGATCCTGTTCGGGCTCGCCGGCTTTGCCGCGATCTGGCAGAACGGCTCGCGCGGCATGGCGCGCATCCTGCTCGCGTTCCTGATCGACGGCGTGATCCTCGCCTATCCCGCTTATCTCGGCCTGCAATACCGCAAGCTGCCGGCGATCCACGACATCACCACCGACCCGATCGACCCGCCGCGCTTCGACGCGCTGGCCCGCCTGCGCACCGGCGATGGTGCCAATACCGCTGTGTATGCCGGCCTCTATTCGGCCGAGCAGCAGCGTCAGTTCTATCCTGATATCGAGCCGATCGAGCTCGAGATTTCGGTCGACCGCGCCTATGCGATCGCGCTTCAGCTCGTCAACAAGCGCAAATGGCTTGTGATCGACGAGCGCGCGCCGCAGCCGCCGCGCCGCATCGGCCGCATCGAGGCGGTGGCGCGCTCGCCGATCATGGGATTCCGCGAGGACATCGCGATCCGCGTCGTGCCCGACGGCGAGGATTCCCGCGTCGATATCCGCTCCGCCTCGCGCTATTTCGAGAGCGACCTCGGCAGCAACGCCGCGCGCGTGAAGAAATTCATCGACGATCTCAACACCGCCGCCGATGCCGACGCACTCAAGCCGGTGAAGAAGACGCCGGTGGCGCCGCCGAAGGCGCCGGCGAAGACGGTGAAGAAGTGA
- a CDS encoding fatty-acid--CoA ligase, with product MLGLMQDWPLLCHRIIEHAAKIHGKQEVVTRSVEGPIHRTTYADIHKRALKVSQMLERDGIKLGDRVATIAWNTWRHLEVWYGIMGIGAICHTVNPRLFPEQIAWIINHAQDRIVMTDITFIPVLEKIADKLTSVERYVVLTDKAHMPQTTLKNVVAYEDWIAEADGQFKWKDFDENTAAAMCYTSGTTGDPKGVLYSHRSNVLHALMANNVDALGTSASETMLPVVPLFHANSWGIAFSAPSQGTKLVMPGAKLDGASVYELLSTERVTHTAGVPTVWLMLLQHMTANNLKLPDLKMVICGGSAMPRSMIKAFLDMGSNVRHAWGMTEMSPIGSVAALKPPFQNATGEARLDVLQMQGYAPFAVEMKITDDAGKELPWDGTTFGRLKVAGPAVAKAYYRVDTDILDEDGFFDTGDVATIDEAGYMRITDRSKDVIKSGGEWISSIELENLAVGHPAVAEAAVIGVFHPKWDERPLLIVQLKQGQQASREDILKFMDGKIAKWWMPDDVAFVDGIPHTATGKILKTALRDQFKEYRFPNAAA from the coding sequence ATGCTTGGTTTGATGCAAGACTGGCCCCTGCTCTGCCACCGGATCATCGAACACGCCGCCAAGATTCATGGCAAGCAGGAGGTCGTGACGCGCTCGGTCGAGGGACCGATCCATCGCACCACCTATGCCGATATCCACAAGCGGGCGCTCAAGGTCTCGCAAATGCTGGAGCGCGACGGCATCAAGCTCGGCGACCGTGTCGCAACGATCGCCTGGAACACCTGGCGCCATCTCGAGGTCTGGTACGGCATCATGGGGATCGGCGCCATCTGCCATACCGTCAATCCCCGCCTTTTCCCCGAACAGATCGCCTGGATCATCAACCATGCGCAGGACCGCATCGTGATGACCGACATCACGTTCATTCCGGTCCTGGAGAAGATCGCCGACAAGCTGACAAGCGTGGAACGCTATGTCGTGCTCACCGATAAGGCGCACATGCCGCAGACGACGCTGAAGAACGTGGTCGCCTACGAGGACTGGATCGCGGAGGCCGACGGCCAGTTTAAATGGAAGGACTTTGACGAGAACACGGCGGCCGCGATGTGCTACACGTCGGGCACCACCGGCGACCCCAAAGGCGTGCTGTATTCGCATCGCTCCAACGTGCTGCACGCGCTGATGGCCAACAATGTCGACGCGCTCGGCACCAGCGCCTCCGAGACCATGCTCCCCGTTGTGCCGCTCTTCCACGCCAACAGCTGGGGCATCGCCTTCTCCGCGCCCTCGCAGGGGACCAAGCTCGTCATGCCCGGCGCCAAGCTCGACGGCGCCTCGGTCTATGAGCTGCTCTCGACCGAGAGGGTGACGCATACCGCCGGCGTGCCCACGGTGTGGCTGATGCTGCTCCAGCACATGACCGCCAACAATCTGAAGCTGCCGGACCTGAAGATGGTGATCTGCGGCGGCTCGGCGATGCCGCGCTCGATGATCAAGGCCTTCCTCGACATGGGCTCGAACGTCCGCCACGCCTGGGGCATGACCGAGATGAGCCCGATCGGCAGCGTCGCGGCGCTGAAGCCGCCGTTCCAGAATGCGACCGGCGAGGCGCGGCTCGACGTGCTGCAGATGCAGGGCTACGCGCCGTTCGCGGTCGAGATGAAGATCACCGACGATGCCGGCAAGGAACTGCCCTGGGACGGCACGACCTTCGGCCGTCTCAAGGTCGCCGGCCCGGCCGTCGCCAAGGCCTATTACCGGGTCGACACTGACATCCTCGACGAGGACGGCTTCTTCGACACCGGAGACGTCGCGACCATCGACGAAGCCGGCTACATGCGGATCACCGACCGCTCCAAGGACGTGATCAAGTCCGGCGGCGAGTGGATTTCCTCGATCGAGCTGGAGAACCTCGCCGTCGGCCATCCAGCCGTGGCGGAAGCCGCCGTGATCGGGGTGTTTCATCCCAAATGGGACGAGCGTCCGCTGCTGATCGTGCAGCTGAAGCAGGGCCAGCAGGCCAGCCGCGAGGACATCCTGAAGTTCATGGACGGCAAGATCGCCAAATGGTGGATGCCCGACGACGTTGCCTTCGTCGACGGTATCCCCCACACGGCGACGGGCAAGATCCTGAAGACCGCGCTGCGCGACCAGTTCAAAGAATACCGCTTCCCGAACGCGGCAGCGTAG
- a CDS encoding extensin family protein, translating into MSFSLPAFRRKWSCRGYMSVGAAMVTVALGLADRAEARKYGSPLDIFGIAAPRPRAAVHSANISGRIPLPRPRPEEAPKASAKASDEAPSETDGKPSAERPSADKPGATKPAEAAPPPEKQASACRLALTEEIAIAPSIPDIRGPGACGGEDLVRLEAIVLPDKRKVAVKPAAILRCTMASAIADWVRKDVVPLASSLGSTISDLDNFDSFECRGRNRVVGAMLSEHGKANAIDVRAIKLVNGQSIGLTDRTMSREVRERVLHSVCSRFSTVLGPGSDWYHEDHIHLDLAQRRNDYRICQWNVWDPLPQIAPLLPAERPEEAPPREFAAKPEAKPEAKPDAKQGVDDEAAETSSAPADKPAADGNKTQPHKPATKKRR; encoded by the coding sequence ATGAGTTTTAGCCTGCCCGCCTTTCGCCGCAAATGGTCTTGTCGCGGCTATATGTCCGTCGGCGCGGCCATGGTTACCGTCGCGCTTGGTCTCGCGGATCGGGCAGAAGCGCGCAAATATGGGTCTCCGCTGGACATCTTTGGTATTGCTGCACCACGGCCGCGCGCGGCGGTTCATTCTGCCAATATTTCTGGCAGGATCCCGCTCCCAAGGCCTCGCCCCGAGGAGGCCCCCAAGGCCTCAGCCAAGGCGTCGGACGAGGCTCCTTCGGAGACCGACGGCAAGCCTTCCGCGGAAAGGCCTTCCGCGGACAAACCTGGCGCCACCAAGCCCGCCGAGGCGGCGCCGCCGCCCGAGAAGCAGGCCTCGGCGTGCCGCCTTGCGCTCACCGAGGAGATCGCGATCGCGCCCTCGATCCCGGATATCCGCGGCCCGGGAGCCTGCGGCGGTGAGGATCTGGTGCGGCTCGAGGCCATCGTGCTGCCGGACAAGCGCAAGGTGGCGGTCAAGCCGGCGGCGATCCTCCGCTGCACCATGGCGTCCGCAATCGCCGATTGGGTGCGCAAGGACGTGGTGCCGCTGGCCTCGAGCCTCGGCTCGACCATCAGCGATCTCGACAATTTCGACAGCTTCGAGTGCCGCGGCCGCAACCGCGTTGTCGGCGCCATGCTGTCCGAGCACGGCAAGGCCAACGCGATCGATGTCCGCGCCATCAAGCTCGTTAACGGGCAGTCGATCGGCCTGACCGATCGCACCATGTCGCGCGAGGTGCGCGAGCGCGTGCTGCATTCGGTTTGCTCGCGCTTTTCGACCGTGCTCGGCCCTGGCTCGGATTGGTACCACGAGGACCATATCCATCTCGACCTCGCGCAGCGGCGCAACGACTACCGGATCTGCCAGTGGAACGTCTGGGATCCGCTGCCGCAAATTGCTCCGCTGCTGCCGGCGGAACGGCCCGAGGAGGCGCCGCCACGTGAGTTCGCGGCCAAGCCCGAAGCGAAGCCCGAGGCCAAGCCCGATGCCAAGCAAGGAGTTGACGACGAGGCGGCGGAGACATCTTCTGCGCCCGCGGACAAGCCTGCGGCCGACGGCAATAAAACCCAGCCGCACAAGCCGGCAACAAAAAAGCGCCGGTAA
- a CDS encoding L,D-transpeptidase codes for MSSLKVMFGILAAGLMLSGCMQATHYEATDTKAFKPKDKELLAKVRYENTAVAEPFRRAIVDYHRKETPGSIVVDSDNHYLYYVLDGGKAIRYGITVGEEAMAWSGIAKVGSKTEWPAWHPTPGEISRLGVPTYVAPGPDNPMGSRAMYLYSGGKDTLFRIHGTNQPEYIGASISSGCIRLTNEDAIDLYDRVKVGTLVVVLEPKHGDSPYNSRLALGGSQTGQAGSY; via the coding sequence ATGTCGTCGCTGAAAGTTATGTTCGGGATTCTGGCCGCTGGCCTGATGCTGTCGGGCTGCATGCAGGCCACGCATTACGAGGCGACCGACACCAAGGCGTTCAAGCCGAAGGACAAGGAACTCCTCGCCAAGGTCAGGTATGAGAATACTGCGGTCGCAGAGCCGTTCCGCCGCGCTATCGTGGATTACCACCGCAAGGAAACGCCTGGCTCGATCGTGGTCGATTCCGACAACCATTATCTCTATTACGTGCTGGATGGCGGCAAGGCGATCCGCTACGGCATCACGGTTGGCGAAGAGGCCATGGCCTGGTCGGGCATCGCCAAGGTGGGCAGCAAGACCGAGTGGCCGGCCTGGCACCCCACCCCCGGCGAAATTTCGCGCCTGGGCGTACCGACCTATGTCGCACCCGGCCCGGACAATCCGATGGGCTCCCGCGCGATGTATCTCTACTCCGGCGGCAAGGACACCTTGTTCCGCATTCACGGCACCAACCAGCCGGAATATATCGGCGCCTCGATCTCGTCGGGTTGCATCCGCCTGACCAACGAGGACGCGATCGATCTCTATGATCGCGTCAAGGTCGGCACCCTCGTTGTGGTGCTCGAACCCAAGCATGGCGATTCGCCCTACAATTCGCGCCTCGCACTCGGCGGCAGCCAAACCGGCCAGGCGGGCAGCTACTGA
- a CDS encoding magnesium transporter CorA family protein, with translation MFSVFVPSESSLKKAFVEDLAAVPEHAVWIDLVNPTAAEDKAVERLSGIAIPTREDMQEIEISSRLYMENGARYMTATLMCHSDTDMPRTTAVTFILGDHRLVTVRYDQPKPFALVEAKLARSCTPAITGEMVLMELLDAVIDRCADILERCGAEIDQVSHDIFEPESERHGHAKQYSQILISIGRKGDLTSKVRESLVSIGRVVAFLSAVVEGVKWSKDMREQLKTMQRDVVSLTDHASYLSSKITFVLDAMLGVVNLEQNNIIKLFSVMAVVLMPPTLIASIYGMNFKSMPELEWAHGYPFALVLMLIAAIVPYWIFKWKKWL, from the coding sequence ATGTTTTCTGTGTTTGTTCCCTCCGAGTCCTCCCTCAAGAAGGCCTTCGTCGAGGATCTCGCGGCAGTCCCGGAGCATGCGGTCTGGATCGACCTCGTCAACCCGACCGCGGCGGAGGACAAAGCCGTCGAGAGGCTCTCGGGGATTGCGATCCCGACCCGGGAAGACATGCAGGAGATCGAGATCTCGAGCCGTCTCTATATGGAGAACGGCGCGCGCTACATGACCGCGACGCTGATGTGCCACTCCGACACCGATATGCCCCGGACCACGGCGGTGACCTTCATTCTCGGCGACCACCGTCTGGTGACGGTGCGCTATGACCAGCCCAAGCCCTTTGCGCTGGTCGAGGCCAAGCTGGCCCGTTCCTGCACACCGGCCATCACCGGCGAGATGGTGCTGATGGAGCTGCTCGATGCCGTGATCGACCGCTGCGCCGACATCCTGGAGCGCTGCGGCGCCGAGATCGACCAGGTCTCGCATGACATCTTCGAGCCGGAGAGCGAGCGCCACGGTCACGCCAAGCAATATTCGCAAATCCTGATCTCGATCGGACGCAAGGGCGATCTGACCTCCAAGGTTCGCGAGAGCCTGGTCTCGATCGGCCGCGTCGTCGCCTTTCTCTCGGCCGTGGTAGAGGGCGTGAAATGGTCGAAGGACATGCGTGAGCAGCTCAAGACCATGCAGCGCGACGTCGTCTCGCTGACCGACCACGCCTCCTACCTCTCCAGCAAGATCACCTTCGTGCTCGACGCCATGCTCGGCGTCGTCAATCTCGAGCAGAATAACATCATCAAACTGTTTTCGGTCATGGCGGTTGTCCTGATGCCGCCGACGCTGATCGCCTCGATCTACGGCATGAATTTCAAGTCGATGCCGGAACTCGAATGGGCGCACGGCTATCCGTTCGCGCTGGTGCTGATGCTGATCGCGGCGATCGTTCCGTACTGGATCTTCAAGTGGAAGAAGTGGCTGTAA